In Drosophila bipectinata strain 14024-0381.07 chromosome 2R, DbipHiC1v2, whole genome shotgun sequence, one genomic interval encodes:
- the MFS16 gene encoding glucose-6-phosphate exchanger SLC37A2: MRERAPRGAARTRKMSNNYNDVPLGIRLVQRLSRHCCTRFHARRDLLYKMSVFVLTFLAYACYHMSRKPISVVKSVLQGNCSTIQVAKGQECGYAPFDGPDATTLFGMLDSAFLFTYAIAMFGSGFVAERVSLRYFLSMGMILTGVFTYMFGVASTSNVHSLWYFIAAQIGAGIFQTTGWPGVVALVGRWFGKSKRGLIFGIWNSHTSIGNILGTLIAAHYVESDWALSFVVPGIIIAAVGFLLFLFLVDQPEIVGIYPEAGQHERRVANESDEEHDDEEQVRHQDAEINYRSPPTERTPILARPQQPSHTRGRGRPISLTDALYIPGVVEFSLCLFFTKLVSYTFMYWLPLYIQSSSTLGPELSADLSTLFDVGGILGAIAAGYLSDVSGMSATVCTGMLFIASPILLLYQQYGALSVTFSVVLLIVVGIFVNGPYALITTSVSAELGQHSSLEGNSHALATVTAIIDGTGSIGAAVGPLLAGLISSTGWQNVFHMLIVADIIAMVLLGRLVVKECASLRRSSHRIRIE; the protein is encoded by the exons ATGAGAGAGAGAGCTCCCCGGGGAGCGGCCAGAACGCGAAAGATGAGCAACAACTACAATGATGTGCCCCTGGGCATCCGGCTGGTGCAGCGGCTCTCGCGCCACTGCTGCACCCGTTTCCATGCCCGCCGTGATTTGCT CTACAAAATGTCCGTGTTCGTTCTAACCTTCTTGGCGTATGCCTGCTATCATATGTCCCGCAAGCCCATATCTGTTGTCAAATCGGTGCTACAAGGGAACTGTTCCACCATTCAGGTGGCCAAAGGCCAGGAGTGTGGCTACGCTCCTTTTG ATGGACCCGATGCCACCACCCTGTTTGGCATGCTGGATTCAGCCTTCCTCTTCACCTACGCCATTGCCATGTTCGGCTCGGGATTCGTGGCTGAGCGGGTTTCCCTGCGCTACTTCCTGTCCATGGGAATGATCCTAACCGGAGTGTTCACCTACATGTTTGGTGTCGCCAGCACCTCAAACGTACACAGCCTGTGGTACTTCATTGCCGCCCAAATCGGAGCCGGCATCTTCCAGACCACCGGATGGCCGGGTGTTGTGGCGCTGGTGGGTCGTTGGTTTGGAAAGTCCAAGCGAGGCCTAATCTTCGGCATTTGGAACAGTCATACGTCGATTGGAAACATACTGGGAACCCTGATCGCGGCGCACTACGTGGAAAGCGACTGGGCACTCTCGTTCGTAGTGCCCGGCATCATCATTGCTGCCGTGGGCTTCCTGCTCTTCCTTTTCCTGGTGGACCAGCCGGAGATCGTTGGCATTTATCCGGAGGCGGGACAGCATGAGCGCCGCGTGGCCAACGAGTCGGACGAGGAGCACGACGACGAGGAACAGGTGCGCCACCAAGATGCG GAGATCAACTACCGATCACCGCCCACCGAGCGCACTCCCATCCTGGCCCGTCCCCAACAGCCGAGTCACACCCGCGGTCGGGGCCGGCCAATCAGCCTGACAGATGCCCTCTACATACCCGGCGTGGTGGAGTTCTCCCTCTGCCTTTTCTTCACCAAACTGGTCAGCTACACCTTCATGTACTGGCTGCCGTTGTACATTCAGTCTTCCA GCACACTGGGACCTGAACTCTCGGCGGATTTGTCCACCCTCTTCGACGTGGGAGGCATTCTGGGGGCCATTGCTGCGGGATATCTGTCCGACGTGAGTGGAATGTCGGCCACCGTTTGTACGGGCATGCTGTTCATAGCCTCTCCCATT CTGCTGCTCTACCAACAGTACGGAGCATTGTCGGTGACGTTCAGCGTGGTGCTACTGATTGTGGTCGGCATCTTTGTGAATGGGCCCTACGCCCTGATTACAACATCGGTGAGCGCGGAACTGGGCCAGCACAGCTCTCTGGAGGGTAATTCCCACGCCCTGGCCACCGTCACGGCAATAATCGATGGCACGGGATCGATTGGAGCTGCTGTGGGTCCCCTGCTGGCCGGTCTCATCTCCTCCACAGGGTGGCAGAACGTCTTCCACATGCTCATCGTGGCTGACATCATTGCCATGGTGCTTCTGGGCCGGCTGGTCGTCAAGGAGTGCGCCTCCCTGCGCCGATCCTCGCATCGGATTCGGATTGAATAG